The Thiosulfativibrio zosterae genome has a window encoding:
- a CDS encoding TRAP transporter substrate-binding protein: MNRRDFIGALAGATAATAMTACGQKEEATTTAPAQPQQTFEWKMVTTWPKNFPGLGTGANNVARLIEEMSGGRIKVKVYGAGELVGAFEVFDAVSQGNAQLGHAGAYYWKGKIPSAPFFSSVPFGLTATEMNAWLYYGDGLTLWEEAYKPFGLIPNPAGNSGTQMGGWFNKEINSMDDLKGLKMRMPGLGGEVLKRAGGLPVTLPGGEIFPSLQSGALDATEWVGPYNDLAFGLYKAAKYYYTPGWHEPGTTMECMINEKAFNELPADLQSIVRNAMKVANLEMLSEYTAHNQQALKTLIEKHGVVLKHFPDEVLRELKRLSLEVVEEAAKSDALSGKVWASQKTFMAQVSKWTEVSEQAFVASRAL; this comes from the coding sequence ATGAACAGAAGAGATTTTATTGGTGCGCTGGCTGGCGCAACCGCAGCAACGGCTATGACTGCTTGTGGTCAAAAAGAAGAAGCCACCACCACTGCCCCTGCTCAGCCACAACAAACTTTTGAATGGAAAATGGTCACGACTTGGCCTAAGAATTTCCCAGGCTTGGGCACCGGCGCTAACAATGTTGCACGCCTAATTGAAGAAATGTCGGGCGGGCGCATTAAGGTTAAGGTGTATGGCGCGGGCGAATTGGTCGGTGCTTTTGAAGTGTTTGATGCCGTGTCGCAGGGTAATGCTCAACTCGGTCATGCGGGTGCTTATTATTGGAAAGGCAAAATTCCTTCAGCACCTTTTTTCTCGTCGGTGCCTTTTGGCTTAACGGCGACCGAAATGAATGCTTGGCTATATTATGGCGATGGCTTGACCCTGTGGGAAGAAGCCTATAAACCTTTTGGTTTAATACCCAATCCTGCGGGCAATTCTGGAACCCAAATGGGCGGTTGGTTTAATAAAGAAATTAATAGCATGGATGACTTGAAAGGTTTGAAAATGCGTATGCCAGGCTTGGGTGGTGAAGTTTTAAAACGAGCTGGTGGTTTACCGGTCACGCTACCGGGTGGCGAAATTTTCCCATCTTTGCAGTCGGGCGCTTTGGATGCCACAGAATGGGTTGGACCTTATAATGATTTGGCATTTGGCTTGTATAAAGCGGCCAAGTATTATTACACACCCGGTTGGCATGAGCCAGGCACCACGATGGAATGTATGATTAACGAAAAAGCCTTTAATGAATTACCGGCAGATTTGCAAAGTATCGTGCGTAACGCCATGAAGGTGGCTAATTTAGAAATGTTGTCTGAATATACCGCGCATAATCAACAGGCGTTAAAAACCTTAATTGAAAAACACGGTGTGGTGTTGAAACATTTCCCCGATGAAGTGTTGCGTGAGCTAAAGCGTTTGTCGCTAGAAGTGGTCGAAGAAGCGGCTAAGTCGGATGCCTTGTCTGGCAAAGTTTGGGCATCGCAGAAAACCTTTATGGCGCAAGTGAGTAAATGGACAGAAGTGTCTGAACAAGCATTTGTGGCATCACGCGCACTTTAA
- a CDS encoding methyl-accepting chemotaxis protein yields MKLTPKLIISFLTLGILPLLVFGIISVNTADSGLKSLAHQQLESVRDLKKKTIERYFQTIDAQVVTLADTQVVLQAMFYLPTQVKTYTALADKNADQLPSYKQALTQFYQKNHPQVLQSMPNYVAQLSPTAVMMQTDYLLNNPNDLKNRWKLNKAKSATAYHAIHTSMQPVVHKFIENAHFLDLYLVDVNSHDVLYSVNKSADFGINLNQAPYDQTGLARAYQASKSLKQGETHFTDFSSYAATQGLPVAFVSTPVVYEGKTLGILIIEINHDAINDILFDRSGMGSTGETFLVGQDKLLRTNAQKMPERFNIEAAFADPANHKMQHPAVDLALNNQTGITDSESYTQTPTLTAYAPINIKGTQWAILAEMQNAEAFASSNHLLNLAFSIGLLSILLISLIAAYLARSIAQPIHRLVDTLHHVHQSSDFKLRHASHSNDSFEMQQAGTALNALMQNLEASFNDIEKVMGAIAKGEFKERITADLHGDLDQLKTFVNASADSVEKTMNALSEVMQGISEGHFSVRLDASIQGELKSQVDFAMTQMEKAILTITDAMEYAAKGNFSHRVEGDLKGDMARLKNSVNLSLTEIQSAVDEITDSAKALAKGDLTQLAKGKHEGELHELQQAINHSIEHLNQMIEGVRHAANTVTHGANEISNSSQDLNGRTQQQAAALEQTAAAMEQMTASVRGNSEHALRAAQLSTNARGVTQKGVEVMQQTIDAMKGIETASNQINDIIGLIDSVAFQTNLLALNAAVEAARAGEAGRGFAVVAAEVRNLAGRSAEAANQIKTLIGNAGQQIQQGTRLVNQSSQSLNDINQAIQQVNDIVNDISHSSAEQATGISQVNLSMTEMDQSTQQNATLVENLASHADNVDVQAKKLQDSVATFITQKQLK; encoded by the coding sequence ATGAAACTCACCCCCAAACTCATTATCAGTTTTTTAACCCTAGGCATTTTACCCTTGCTGGTGTTTGGTATTATCTCGGTGAATACGGCCGACAGTGGATTAAAATCCTTAGCACATCAACAACTTGAGTCCGTGAGAGATTTAAAGAAAAAAACCATCGAGCGTTATTTTCAAACCATAGATGCCCAAGTGGTTACCCTGGCAGATACCCAAGTGGTTTTACAAGCCATGTTTTATTTGCCAACTCAAGTCAAAACCTACACCGCCCTAGCTGACAAAAACGCCGACCAACTCCCCAGCTACAAACAAGCCTTAACCCAGTTTTATCAAAAAAATCATCCGCAAGTTTTGCAAAGCATGCCCAATTATGTGGCACAACTCTCCCCCACTGCCGTGATGATGCAAACCGATTATTTACTCAACAACCCCAATGATTTGAAAAACCGCTGGAAACTCAATAAAGCCAAAAGCGCAACCGCCTACCATGCCATTCACACTTCAATGCAACCGGTGGTACACAAATTCATTGAAAACGCGCACTTCTTAGACCTCTATCTGGTGGATGTAAATAGCCACGATGTGCTCTATTCGGTCAATAAATCTGCTGACTTTGGCATTAATCTGAATCAAGCGCCCTATGACCAAACCGGTTTGGCGCGTGCTTACCAAGCCAGCAAATCTTTAAAGCAAGGTGAAACCCATTTCACCGACTTTTCCAGCTATGCCGCCACCCAAGGATTGCCAGTGGCGTTTGTCAGTACGCCCGTGGTTTACGAAGGCAAAACACTGGGGATTTTGATCATTGAAATTAACCATGATGCCATTAACGATATTCTATTTGACCGTTCAGGCATGGGCAGCACCGGTGAAACTTTCTTGGTTGGACAAGACAAACTCCTCAGAACCAATGCCCAAAAAATGCCCGAACGCTTTAATATCGAAGCGGCTTTTGCAGACCCAGCCAATCATAAAATGCAACATCCTGCGGTCGATTTAGCGCTCAACAATCAAACCGGCATTACCGATTCCGAGTCCTATACGCAAACACCCACCCTAACTGCGTATGCACCCATCAACATCAAAGGAACTCAGTGGGCCATTTTGGCAGAAATGCAAAATGCAGAAGCCTTTGCCTCCTCCAACCACCTACTGAATTTAGCCTTCAGCATTGGATTGCTGTCGATCCTTCTCATCAGTTTAATTGCGGCTTATTTGGCACGCAGTATCGCACAACCCATTCACCGTTTAGTGGACACGCTGCATCATGTTCATCAAAGCAGTGACTTTAAACTCAGACACGCTTCCCACAGCAACGATAGTTTTGAAATGCAACAAGCGGGAACAGCACTGAATGCGCTGATGCAAAACCTTGAAGCCTCTTTTAATGACATTGAAAAAGTGATGGGCGCCATCGCCAAAGGCGAATTCAAAGAGCGCATCACGGCCGATTTACATGGAGATTTAGACCAGCTGAAAACCTTTGTGAATGCGTCTGCCGACAGTGTTGAAAAAACCATGAATGCGCTTTCAGAAGTGATGCAAGGCATCTCTGAAGGGCATTTTTCAGTCAGATTAGATGCCAGTATTCAAGGCGAATTAAAATCCCAAGTTGACTTTGCCATGACCCAAATGGAAAAAGCCATCCTCACCATTACCGATGCCATGGAATATGCCGCCAAAGGTAACTTCTCGCATCGAGTCGAAGGAGATTTAAAAGGCGACATGGCGCGTTTGAAAAACTCGGTCAACCTTTCGCTCACTGAAATTCAATCTGCGGTTGATGAAATCACCGACTCCGCCAAGGCGCTCGCCAAAGGCGATTTGACGCAACTTGCCAAAGGCAAACACGAAGGCGAATTACACGAATTACAACAAGCCATCAACCATTCTATTGAACACCTCAATCAAATGATTGAAGGGGTGCGTCATGCGGCCAATACGGTGACGCACGGTGCCAATGAAATTTCTAATAGCAGCCAAGACTTAAATGGACGCACCCAGCAACAAGCCGCCGCCCTTGAACAAACCGCCGCGGCGATGGAGCAAATGACCGCTTCTGTTAGAGGTAACTCCGAGCACGCCTTGCGCGCAGCCCAACTCTCAACCAATGCGCGCGGTGTCACCCAAAAAGGCGTTGAGGTTATGCAACAAACCATCGATGCCATGAAAGGCATTGAAACCGCCAGCAATCAAATTAATGACATTATTGGCCTGATAGACAGCGTAGCCTTTCAAACCAACCTGCTCGCTTTAAATGCTGCGGTTGAAGCCGCTCGTGCAGGTGAGGCGGGTCGTGGATTTGCCGTGGTGGCTGCCGAAGTGCGTAACCTAGCTGGCCGCTCCGCCGAAGCGGCCAATCAAATCAAAACCTTAATTGGCAATGCTGGGCAACAAATTCAACAGGGCACGCGTTTGGTGAATCAATCAAGTCAATCGCTCAATGACATCAATCAAGCCATTCAGCAGGTCAATGACATAGTTAATGACATCAGCCACTCCAGCGCTGAACAAGCCACGGGGATTTCGCAGGTAAATTTATCCATGACAGAAATGGACCAATCAACTCAGCAGAATGCCACGCTGGTTGAAAACCTTGCCTCGCATGCGGATAATGTGGATGTGCAAGCCAAAAAACTCCAAGACAGCGTGGCGACTTTTATCACGCAAAAACAACTCAAATAA